DNA sequence from the uncultured Ilyobacter sp. genome:
TAGAACCTTTTTCCTTTAGGGAGTCAAAATCTATAGGAGTGTTTAAATCCTTTTCTGTGAGGCAGCCTCCAGATGGACCTCCAGTCTGAACAGCTTTAAATTTTCTGTTTTTTGTTATACCTCCTCCGATGTCAAATATTACCTCCTGAAGGGTGGTACCCATAGGCACCTCGATAAGTCCAACATTTTTTACCTTTCCAGCCAAGGCAAATACCTTGGTACCTGGAGATTTCTCAGTTCCTATACTCTTGAACCACTGGGCTCCCTTATTTATAATCACAGGGATATTTGCGAGGGTCTCGACGTTATTTACATTTGTAGGTTTTTTCCAGTAACCTGCTTCTGCAGGAAACGGAGGTTTTAGGGTAGGCTCTCCCCTCTTACCTTCCATAGAATGTATAAGGGCAGTCTCCTCTCCGCAGACAAAAGCCCCTGCTCCGTATTTCAAAGTCACATTAAAATTAAAATCTGTACCAAAAATATTTTTTCCCAGGACACCGTATTCATTAGCCTGTTTTATTGCCTTTTTAAGCCTGTTTATTGCAAGGGGGTATTCTGCCCTGATATAAATTAATCCCTCGTCTGATCCAATGGCATATCCGCATATTGCCATGGCCTCTAGTACAGAGTGAGGGTCTCCTTCGAGAACAGATCTATCCATAAATGCCCCGGGGTCTCCTTCATCGGCGTTGCAGACTACATATTTTTTATCCACATCTTTGTTGTAGACAAATTGCCACTTCAGACCTGTGGGAAAACCTCCGCCCCCTCTTCCTCTAAGACCGGAAATTTTTATCTCGTCTATTACGTCTTGCCTAGACATCTTCTTCAGAGATTTGTATAGGGCGAAATAACCATCTCTTGATACAGCCTCCTCTATATTTTCTGGGTCCATAAATCCACAGTTTCGGAGAACTATTTTTTCTAATTTACTGCTTATAAATACGTCTGTTGAATGTATTTTTTTATATTTTATATCTTTTAATATTTTCTCTGCCTTAGGTAGATCCACATTTCCAAAAATTTCAGGTTGTTGACCAGGTATAGTTACCTCTATAGTGGGCTCAGAGTGACAGAGACCCATACAGCCTGTAGAAACCAGTTTTATGCTGTCGTTTCCTTCTCTTTCAAGTTCCTCCTTAAAAAAATCATAGAGGGTATCTGCCCCTGCTGTTATACCGCAGGTAGCCATAGAGATTTTTATAAGGGTTTTTTCATTTTCACCTTTTTTATATTTTTCTTTTATATTTTCCAAATCTTCTATAGTATTAAGCACAGTCATCCCTCCATTTACTCATATTCTTTTAATATATGTTTTATCTGCTCAGCCTCTACCCTGCCATAGGTCTTGTTTCCTATCTTTATAATAGGCGCCATACCGCAGGCACCGATGCATCTGAGTACATCTATGGAGAATTTTCCATCATTTGTAGTTTCACCAACCTTGACTCCTAGTTCTCTTGTCAGCTCGTTTAAGATAGTTTCAGACCCATTTACATAGCAGGCTGTTCCCATGCATACAGAGATTGGATGTTCGCCCTTTGGTGTAGTTGTAAAAAAGGAATAAAAAGTAATAACACCGTAAATCTGAGAAATAGGTATCCCCATTTTTTCACCTATGAACTCCTGAACCTCTACAGGTAGATATCCAAACATATCTTGGGCTTTGTGCAGTACGCTTATGAGTTCGCCTTCTTTTGTTTCAAGTTCACTAATAAAAGTATCTAGTTCACTGAACATGTTTTTTTTGTAATTATTTTCACAATTCATATAATCCTCCCTTTTCATAAAGATATACCTACACCATTAATATATCTATTAAGAATAAATGAAACCTTTCCTATTAAAATATATTTTTCTCATTGAAAATTTTTGTTGATTTATTCAAATTGCTACTTAAAAGAAGTTAGAATAAATTACTGAATTTACAAGAATATTAAAGTCAAAAGATTTTGTCACGAATGAAAATCTTATAAAAGATAAAAAAATTAACACGAATAAGGATAAAATATTTTGGCCACAGAGCATCATAAAAGTGTATGTTGCACAGAGAAAAAGATAGAGATAATAAAAATAATAGTAAAAAAAATTTTATTTTCAAAAAACATGTGGTATACTTTATTTATACAGTATATACAAAAGGAGTTGATGATTTATGGTGTTTATTCTAATTTGCGTTCTTGTTTCAGTATGCTCATATATGTACATGTCTCAAAAGATGACAAATCTAAATTACTCTAATTTGGAAAAAGTTTTTAGTGAAACTGATTATTATGTGGATAAAACAAAAGAGGAAACTGGAGAAGAAAAAGTAGTTCCCTACTTTTATATGATAAATCCAAGGAAATCTTCAGGAGTAATAATGAAATATGATTTTTTTAAAGAGAACTTTTCATTTTTATATGATTCTTATAAGAAAAACAACCTTATTGTAAAAAGACTTACCCATCAAGGAATTACAAACAGCTATGTATTGAGTTTCTTACAAGAGAAAGTTGTTATTTATCCTTATTTATCAGTTAATGAAAAACCGTGGGAATTAAAAAATAAAATGGACAATGTGTATCCGGATATATATTTTTTAGAGAGCAAGGATATGAATAAAATTTGCAGTGAACTTCAGATAAATGATATGGCATTTGGATAAAAAAGATACTTTTAGAGGGCAGTTACTCACTGTCCTTTTTTTATTGGTAAGAAAGAGCTTTCAATATAAAATTCTATTTAAATAAAGGAACTTTTAATATTTTTTTAAAATAAATATTAAAACTATGTGTTAAGAGATAAAAACTTCATATAAAAAATTGTCTTGATATTTATGTGGTATCATAGTTAAATAAACGTGTAAAATAATATGTTTAGAAGGAGAGCAAAGTGCCAGGCGAATTTTATTTGGATAATAATATTTTTATGAGAGTTTGGGATGATGTAGAAAGCCCTAAGGGAGTGATACAGATCATCCACGGTATGGGAGAGCACAGCCAGAGGTATGATACCATAGCTAGGTGGTTCAATAAAGAGGGATATTTAGTATATGGAGACGATCACAGAGGACACGGATATTCAGTGACTAGTATAGAAGATTTGGGGAGTATAGAGGGTGGATTTGAAGCTCTTGTAGAGGACGAGAAATATATAACTGATTTTATATCAAGGAATCATCCCAGGCTACCAGTCTATGTGCTAGGTCATAGCATGGGTTCCTTTATAGCCCAGGGTCATATGTTGGACCTATCACATTTTGTAAATGGGTATATTCTTACAGGATCATGTGGTAAGAGGATGGCAGAGACTTTTTCAGGGTGGATTCTGAGTGGAATTATAAGAGTGTTTTTTGATAGGAGAAAGAGTCCCCTCATGAAAAAGCTGATCTTTTTGGGATACAACAGAAAGGTTGGAAAGAAAAAGACTGCTTTTGACTGGCTCACAAGGAGAGAAGAAGTTGTACAAGATTATATAGAGGACCCTTTTTGTGGCTTTGTCTATACCTCGGGATTTTATTTTTCATTTTTGAAATATCTGAAAAATCTCTTTAGCAAAAAAACTTTTGAATCTGTACAAAGGTCTGTACCAGTTTTTATACTATCTGGTAAGTCAGACCCTGTGGGATTATATGGTCGGGGAGTAGAAAAATTACTAAAATTTTATAAAAGAAATCATTTTAATTTCGTAGAAATGAAGCTCTATCCCGATGCTAGGCATGAGATTCTAAATGAGACAAACAGTATAGAGGTTCTAGAAGATATTAAAAACTGGATGGAGAATAAAAAATAGGAGGTATTACCCTCCTATTTTTTCACCTTTGATATTCCATATCTCTTGTGCATATTTGGCAATGGTGTTATCAGATGAAAAGTGTCCTGACATTGCTATATTTACAAGACATTTTTTTGCCCATTTGTCCTTATCTTTATAAAGTTTTTCGATTTTTTCCTGGGCTTTTATGTATTCTTTGAAATCTTTCAACACAAAATAATAATCATTTTTTTCTGTTAACTCTTTGTAAATTTCTCCAAATTCAGTTATAGAAACACCTAGAGTTCCGTCAACTAAAGTTTCTACCAGTTCAGCTATCTCTTGATTTTCTTTTAGGAAATTTACTGAGTTATATTTATGAGAACTGTATAATTTTAAAACCTCTTCTGACGAGAGACCGAAAATAACAATATTTTCATCGCCGACTAGTTCTTTTATCTCTATATTTGCACCGTCTAGGGTAGCTAGAGTTATAGCTCCGTTCATCATAAATTTCATATTTCCAGTTCCTGATGCCTCTTTTGACGCTGTAGATATCTGTTCACTTACATCGGCAGCAGGAATTATTTTCTCAGCCTTGCTGACATTATAGTTGTCTATAAACACGACTTTAATTTTATCATTTACTTCAGGATCATTGTTTATTACATCCCCTAATGTATTGATAAGTTTTATTACTTTTTTGGCAAATACATAGGCCGGTGCTGCCTTGGCACTGAAAATGAAAGTCCTAGGATAAATATCGAAGTTCTTATCTTTTTTTAGCCTCTTGTACAAGTAAATAATATGAAGACAGTTTAGAAGCTGCCTTTTATAGCCGTGGATTCTCTTTACATGAATGTCAAAAATGGAATCTGGGTCTACCACAATTCCCTTTTTTTCAAAAATGTACTTGGAAAGGTTTACTTTATTTTCGTGTTTGATGTCCTCAATTTTGGATAAAACCTCTTTATCATTTTTGAAGATCAT
Encoded proteins:
- a CDS encoding NADH-quinone oxidoreductase subunit NuoF; translated protein: MTVLNTIEDLENIKEKYKKGENEKTLIKISMATCGITAGADTLYDFFKEELEREGNDSIKLVSTGCMGLCHSEPTIEVTIPGQQPEIFGNVDLPKAEKILKDIKYKKIHSTDVFISSKLEKIVLRNCGFMDPENIEEAVSRDGYFALYKSLKKMSRQDVIDEIKISGLRGRGGGGFPTGLKWQFVYNKDVDKKYVVCNADEGDPGAFMDRSVLEGDPHSVLEAMAICGYAIGSDEGLIYIRAEYPLAINRLKKAIKQANEYGVLGKNIFGTDFNFNVTLKYGAGAFVCGEETALIHSMEGKRGEPTLKPPFPAEAGYWKKPTNVNNVETLANIPVIINKGAQWFKSIGTEKSPGTKVFALAGKVKNVGLIEVPMGTTLQEVIFDIGGGITKNRKFKAVQTGGPSGGCLTEKDLNTPIDFDSLKEKGSMMGSGGMIVMDEDDCMVAVAKFYLGFTVEESCGKCTPCRIGNKRLYEILDKITKGKGSVNDLHLLKDLSKTIKRASLCGLGKTSPNPVLSTLNNFYDEYLAHVKDKKCPSTVCTSLIQFTITDKCIGCTACAKVCPTEAILGRVKEKHYIYQDRCIKCGACYNACRFNAIKKA
- a CDS encoding NAD(P)H-dependent oxidoreductase subunit E; translation: MNCENNYKKNMFSELDTFISELETKEGELISVLHKAQDMFGYLPVEVQEFIGEKMGIPISQIYGVITFYSFFTTTPKGEHPISVCMGTACYVNGSETILNELTRELGVKVGETTNDGKFSIDVLRCIGACGMAPIIKIGNKTYGRVEAEQIKHILKEYE
- a CDS encoding alpha/beta hydrolase, whose protein sequence is MRVWDDVESPKGVIQIIHGMGEHSQRYDTIARWFNKEGYLVYGDDHRGHGYSVTSIEDLGSIEGGFEALVEDEKYITDFISRNHPRLPVYVLGHSMGSFIAQGHMLDLSHFVNGYILTGSCGKRMAETFSGWILSGIIRVFFDRRKSPLMKKLIFLGYNRKVGKKKTAFDWLTRREEVVQDYIEDPFCGFVYTSGFYFSFLKYLKNLFSKKTFESVQRSVPVFILSGKSDPVGLYGRGVEKLLKFYKRNHFNFVEMKLYPDARHEILNETNSIEVLEDIKNWMENKK